gtcagttgccactccctgcaccaagtgcctatccgctgcagatcttcctgcatttcgctacaattttctaatgctgcaacttctctgtatactacagcatcatccgcgaaaagccgcatggaacttccgacactatctactaggtcatttatatacactcctgcaaattgaaataagaacaccgtgaattcattgtcccaggaaggggaaactttattgacacattcctggggtcagatacatcacatgatcacactgacagaaccacaggcacatagacacaggcaacacagcatgcacaatgtcggcactagtacagtgtatatccacctttcgcagcaatgcaggctgctattctcccatggagacgatcgtagagatgctggatgtagtcctgtggaacggcttgccatgccatttccacctggcgcctcagttggaccagcgttcgtgctggacgtgcagaccgcgtgagacgacgcttcatccagtcccaaacatgctcaatgggggacagatccggagatcttgctggccagggtagttgacttacaccttctagagcacgttgggtggcacgggatacattcggacgtgcattgtcctgttggaacagcaagttcccttgccggtctaggaatggtagaacgatgggttcgatgacggtttggatgtaccgtgcactattcagtgtcccctcgacgatcaccagtggtgtacggccagtgtaggagatcgctccccacaccatgatgccgggagttggccctgtgtgcctcggtcgtatgcagtcctgattgtggcgctcacctgcacggcgccaaacacgcatacgaccatcattggcaccaaggcagaagcgactctcatcgctgaagacgacacgtctccattcgtccctccattcacgcctgtcgcgacaccactggaggcgggctgcatgatgttggggcgtgagcggaagacggcctaacggtgtgcgggaccgtagcccagctttatggagacggttgcgaatggtcctcgccgataccccaggagcaacagtgtccctaatttgctgggaagtggcggtgcggtcccctacggcactgcgtaggatcctacggtcttggcgtgcatccgcgcgtcgctgcggtccggtcccaggtcgacgggcacgtgcaccttccgccgaccactggcgacaacatcgatgtactgtggagtcctcacgccccacgtgttgagcaattcggcggtacatccacccggcctccctcatgcccactatacgccctcgctcaaagtccgtcaactgcacatacggttcccgtccacgctgtcgcggcatgctaccagtgttaaagactgcgatggagctccgtatgccacggcaaactggctgacactgacggcggcggtgcacaaatgctgcgcagctagcgccattcgacggccaacaccgcggttcctggtgtgtccgctgtgccgtgcgtgtgatcattgcttgtacagccctctcacagtgtccggagcaagtatggtgggtctgacacaccggtgtcaatgtgttcttttttccatttccaggagtgtatattgtgaaaagcaatggtcccataacactcccctgtggcacgccagaggttactttaacgtctgtagacgtctctccgttgataacaacatgctgtgttctgtttgctaaaaactcttcaatccagccacacagctggtctgatattccgtaggctcttactttgtttatcaggtggcagtgcggaactgtatcgaacgccttccggaagtcaagaaaaatagcatctacctgggagcctgtatctaatattttctgggtctcatgaacaaatagagcgagttgggtctcacacgatcgctgtttccggaatccatgttgattcctacatagtagattctgagtttccaaaaacgacatgatactcgagcaaaaaacaggttctaaaattctacaacagatcgacgtcagagatatagggctatagttttgcgcatctgctcgacgacccttcttgaagactgggactacttgtgctcttttccaatcatttggaaccttccgttcctctagagacttgcggtacacggctgttagaaggggggcaagttctttcgcgtactctgtgtagaatcgaattggtatcccgacaagtccagtggactttcctctgttgagtgattccagttgcttttctattccttggacacttatttcgatgtcagccattttttcgtttgtgcgaggatttagagaaggaactgcagtgcggtcttcctctgtgaaacagctttggaaaaaagtgtttagtatttcagctttacgcttgtcatcctctggttcaatgccatcatcatcccggagtgtctggacatgctgatttaacgtaagaccagaacttcctaggattttctgtcaagtcggtacctagtattttactttcgaattcactaaacgcttcacgcatagccctccttacgctaactttgacatcgtttagcttctgtttgtctgagaggttttggctgcgtttagatttggagtgaagctctctttgctttcgcagtaatttcctaactttgttgttgtacctcggtgggtttttcccgtccctcacagttttactcggcacgtacctgtctaaaacgcattttacgattgccttgaacttcttccataaacactcaacattgtcagtgtcggaacagaaattttcattttgatctgttaggtagcctgaaatctgccttctattactcttgttaaacagataaaccttcctccctttttttatattcctattaacttccatattcagggatgctgcaacggccttatgatcactgattccctgttctgcgcttacagagtcgaaaagttcgggcctgtttgttatcagtaggtccaagatgttatctccacgagtcggttctcagcGATAGACCCGTAAAGATAATTTTGCGGCAGGTCAAtgctcgaccccatgttgcaaaacccgtcaaaatattcattgaaacgttgaaatgagaagtccaatccctcccgccgtattctccatactctCTGACTACCacgtttttcgatcagtggcatacagcctGGCCGACCAGCTCtcccgatcatatgaacaagtgcaaaattgaatcgattcatggatccccacaaaagacgcccagttcttccgccacgtgATTCGTATgccatccgaaagatgggagaatgtagtggccagtgaCGGGAAATTCTATGAATCATAATTCCTTTGTAAGGTCTTcccaataaagcctcgaacttcgagaaaaaacggcggaagaaaagttgtagacctagtagtaAATAGAATGTATAATTAAACCATTATTTTAATCAGttgtcgaatagtaaaaatgatcaTTCTGGAATCAGTGTATTTGCATAAGCAAAAACGATACACAGTATACACAAATAATGATACAGAATCTGTTGAGTATTTCTTCGACTGTACGTCGACTAAAGACATAATGATAGGACTACTCTTTCCTATCAACCTTTATGGCCAGTGACTTCTCTGGTAATCTAAATTAAATACTTCACAGTACTGAGTATATTTTTTAATCTTATCCATAAGAAAACGTCGCGTATAGAAGAGCTTATTACGTACCAAGAGAATTATTGCTCTAAAATTAGTTTTGATGTTAGTTGGAGGACACAATTCCACGAGAAAAGTCCCCAAAGCTTCATCACATGCGTGCTACACTTTTAAACGAAAATGCGTAGCCGTAACATGATAATGGATTTGTCTGGATTTCAAATAATGATCTTCTAATACTTCTTGTTAAAAGAAATGAAGACTTCTCGGATTCTTTTATCAGTTAGATTATACGTATGAAGATCATCCAACTCCAAATGAAGCGGGATAAATACGATACGTTGAACTAATTGTCGTTCGGTGTTTACTTGCGACAATCAGCTACCAGTTCGCTATTCGCGAAAATCGTCTGCAGGCGGGCATAAGCATTGTGCTTTTCATGTAAATCTAGTTGCACATCAGTAGTTTGTAATTTTTTACTAGTTTTCACTCTGAGAAGACTATCTCTGACAATCAGTTTCATATTTGTAATATATTAAAAGCTGCCATTTGGATTTTAAGAGTTAGTAGTGTTGTACTATTAAATTGTTCAACAGCCTTCAGTTGATATTCATATCATGGGCGCTCTTCCTCGCCTATCCAGGTGAGGAGTTACTAagcaaactacatctacatctacatttgtactccgcaagccacccaacggtgtgtggcggagggcactttacgtgccactgtcgttacctcccattcctgttccagtcgcgtatggttcgcgggaagaacgactgtctgaaagcctccgtgcgcgctctaatctctctaattttatattcgtcatctccttgggaggtataagtagggggaagcaatttattcgatacctcatccagaaacgcaccctctcgaaacctggcgagcaagctacaccgcgatgcagagcgcctctcttgcagagtttgccacttgagcttgttaaacatctccgtaacgctatcacggttaccaaataaccctgtgacgaaacgcgtcgctcttcttcggatcttctctatctcctccgtcaatccgatctggtacggatcccacactgatgagcaatactcaagtataggtcgaacgagtgttttgtaagccacctcctttgttgatggactacattttctaaggactctcccaatgaatctcaacctggtacccgccttaccaacaattaattttatatcatcattccacttcaaatcgttccgcacgcatactcccagatattttacagaagtaactgctaccagtgtttgttccgctatcatataatcatacaataaaggatccttctttctatgtattcgcaatacattacatttgtctatgttaagggtcagttgccactccctgcaccaagtgcctatccgctgcagatcttcctgcatttcgctacaattttctaatgctgcaacttctctgtatactacagcatcatccgcgaaaagccgcatggaactcccgacactatctactaggtcatttatatatattgtgaaaagcaatggtcccataacactcccctgtggcacgccagaggttactcatGACAGTAAAGTTTTCTACAGAACTTACATCGTTTTCTAATTTAGCTTCCTACAATTTCAGGATcatgctttttgttttctttttaaacaAGTCGTATGATGAGTGCGTAATAAGTAGTCAAAACCGAGGCTAAGAAGTGCATCAAAAGATACTTTGCGTAGATTCGTCCTTTTTTAGTTTCTCGTTAATGAAACTTTAGCTCAAATTTATCGAGGTGTAATTCATGGTGGGAAATGTAGTGTACATTCCTGatacttttgtttataaatttttgtatatttttacttTTAGTGCCCAGAATCTGACCCTGTGCTGTTACATACAAGAATACGTCTGCTGCTTTAAGAACATCATGAAAGTCTGTCTGATGAACCTGTACCTGGTACATTCTGGTCTTCTACACATACGCTGAAGGTGAAGCTAAAAATGATATTCTCACTCAGTCATCCAAAATTTTTTCTAAGGTTTTAACTTATATATTCTCCAATATTTTCTACACATTTCCAGATTTGCTGATTGACAAGCACCAGTCGTGTGACGCCGCATTATGTCACTCTGCACTTACACGAGGCCGTATAATGAGCCTTGCGGGAACACGCCTGGCGCTGCTCGCGGACTGACCTGCGCTGCGCTTAGGATGCCGAGGAGCGCCTCGGGCGAGGAGCTGACGCAGTCGTGGGAGCTGGGGCTGCCAAGGACCCTTTTGCCCCACCACGGCGTGAAGTTGACCTGCGCCCGGCATGCCGCCACAGCCACGAGCACGAAAACCGCTAGCAGGCACACTGTGCGAGTCCTCATCCTGAAAGCAAAGGTCTCATTATCGATACGAACTGGGCGATGATTTGGAGATACTATCGGCATTTTTTTAATACAAAGTAGTTCAATGCTTAACAGTCTACAGtaagattaaaaataaaatgtgttcagGAAAGAAGTGCAATTCTGGAACTAATTCCATATAATTGACTTGCGATATTATACGACACTTAGTCGTGTTTTCGCTGCGCAATAACTGATCCTTTGAATTTCGGGTGTTCAGTATCATAAACCCTATTTCTTCCCCTAAAACTTCGGCCGTATACATTTCGCTCATATTCAGAATGAGCGGGGACACTTAAGCTACAGCACTCGCTCTGTCCCTTGAAATCCAATGACCCCGCCACTGCGTGTGGTCACTGATACATACGCGCCAGAGATGATAACAGGCGGCAAATAAGCACGGACGTAAGGACGATGTCACTTCATCTTGTTTTGAAGCTTGCACCCCCGTGTTAGATGCCCCAGTATATTAGCTGGCTATTGCCTGCATAGAGATTGTTTATGACTCTCTTTggttcgtaatttctgttgtgtcCGCGCGACAATTGTTTTAAAtaccaattaaatacttcagtgctTACGATAATGAGATAGTGTAAGGAAGACTTTTGCAAACGTTTACGGTCTTAACTGCATACTTGGTCCTGTGATACGAAGTAATTTcccaaattaaattaaattaaatgtgtgagaaatcttatgggacttgactgctaaggccatcagtccctaagcttacacactacttaaccaaaattatcctacggtcaaacacagacacacaaggcCGAGGGggaacttgaacctccgccgggaccagcggcacagtccattactgcagcgcctaagaccgctcggctaatcccacgcggcagtaaTTTCCCTCGTAAATGTAACTTCCTCTTTGGTTATACATCTTAAATAAACAAGAGGAGGAGTATGTGATTTGGAAAGGATGTCTTCGTAATCATTTTAAATACTAAGCAGTAGCTGATCAACCCACAGCTCCGTAAACATTGCTCGTTTGCTTGTAGATGAAGTGATAGAAGATACTACTCAGATACAGGCTTtcaataagcagaaacaacatctaAGGACTTGAGAGTACTACAAAAGATTAAAGCACACAGGTTTCACGAAGTTAACTTTCCGGACATTTGAAGTCAagagccggcagctgtgaccgagcggttctaggcgtttcggtccggaaccgcgctgctgctacggtcgcaggttagaatcatgcctcgggcatggatgtgtgtgatgtcgataggttagttaggtttaagtagttctaagtctaggggactgaccacctcagatgttatgtcccatagtgcttagagccatttgaaccattttgaagtcaagAAAATCTTTGATTAAGAAAGCAATCTGTATGCGTTGCCAAAGAATCATCCGATTCCTAACATTTCAACCAATCAATCATATTAGCGCAGGCAGTTATCATTTTATTAATTCAATATACATTTGAGTTCTTCCGGGAAATCGGTTTTTTATACATATGATGAAACACTTTGCAATGaagatcctgctgaaatgtattcaGTGTTGTGGGATTTCTGTTCGGAAATTTTGTCTCACTTTCTGCACGAACTCAGTGCAGTCTGTCTCTCCTGTTCGTAACGGAATAAAAACACCGGAGAGTGATGTTCTGAGGCAACTGAGGTGTGGAAGTTGGCTTCAAGGTTCTGACGTCATGGCAACTCTCCTTTTTAAAATCTCCATGTAATGCGTAAACTGGATCTGTGGCTTCGCGGTCGACCCATGCTGGGATATTTATGAAATGGACTGCGGCAACGCCTCTGCGGGCGCCGACGGCCATGAATTTTCCAGGTTGGAACCGccgtctctattaattaaattccttGCCATTTCAATTTCAAGTGTTTTTTTACCACCGAGACACAAAAACATCGACATTTCGATTAATTAAATTCCTTGCCATTTGaatttcaactgttttttttttaccacCGAGACACAAAAACATCGACATTTCGTTACCGTATAGAGTGACAGGTGTCGAAAAAGCGTTCTGCACACCCAACTTATTGGACTGTAAGAGTACCTTTTATGGACTAATCGAGTCGTTTTCGCGATGTACGAAAAGTAGAACTCGCAGGGTATCTTCTATGCGCCAGCCTTGCGGAGTGTTAGGTATGTTTGACGAAGAGCAAAAGTGCAGAGAACGGAAAATCACTATAACTTTATTCTTGGCGAGGATCCGCCAAATTTTTAACTGTAGGCTTCCCACTGATGGGAGTGGTGCCTTGCCTGTCGCCATTCACATACCTTCCTGAGCTTCACACGGTTCTGATACCCGTTCAGTCTAAGCATCGACTACGCCTTTAGCGCGGCATTTGTTTATAACTCGACATGAATGGCCCTAAGGAAGGTCCTAAGGAAGTTAACTTTCATCTATGACTTGTTAAAAGACGTCTTCATCAACTGAGTATACGACAATTGACGCGAAACTTGTCGTGACTTTTAATACAAGGTATCTTTCATCCACGGCGTATCATTTCACTCAGAATATGGAAATTTGGCTGCATTTGcccgcaatttaaaaaaaaacattctatTGGAGAAAAGCCACGGATTAAAATCGCTCTGTGGCTTCTTCATCGTTCTTGATGTACACTTTACGTCTTACTCATAGCGCCTTACCTACGCTGTGCTTTAAAAACTCCCTTTATGTGTAGAAGATCGTCCCGCAGACTACTCTCCTCAGTTACGGTATATGCTTTATGAACTAAAGCTCTAGCAACAGTGATCCTCTGCGAATATTGGTAGCAGCTGTTTGCAAAATAAATATACGTCTGTATGAATAGGCTTCCGAGAAAATGCGTGTTGGAGGGTGTCATCATCTTTACGACGAACCAAAAAATCCAACAATGGAAGGCATCTATCCTTTCTGATTTCTGTCACAAACAGAATTTTTGCGTGGACGGAATTAATTAATCCTCCCCATGGGGCCACATTACAAACGTGCCGGTCACACATTTAACGGGATGGAGAGCGTTGCTGTAGCCTAAGTCTGCTGGATCACTGTGAATAAAGCCGAAAGGTATGCGGCCCAAATATCAGTATATCTTCTTTGGCTGCAATCCCTAAATTTAATGAGTCagtaataaaatacttttttaataCAGCTAAAAATATCTCTGCACATCTGGAACTGTACTGTAATCATTCCAATTGTTATTTGACAGTGAGACATATATGACATAAGAGTTATGGCAATGTCAGTCTCTCCATAGTGACTAGCACTGTCGCCAACTGCatagaaaatataataattttaatcaGCCCGAAAAACAAAACTGTCACCTGAGATGAAAGTAGCATAATGGACCACatgaaattgtgaatcacatgggacaaaaaaataaaaataagttagtaaaaataaaaataaaatgaaataaaggcGAAGAAAATTAAACGGGCGAATGAGAGGAAATGACGTCTTTGACTGTGATTCATAAAATTTATCAAAACTTTTGACTCATTTTAAATTAACTGCTCTCAGAATGTGAGCAACTGTTTCTATCTATGTTAGATAATAGAATATATAGTCTTTACTACAGCTGCCACTAGACTGGATAAGGATACCGGAATTTGAAGAGGAGTAAGGGAAGGAGATTACGTTTccattctcagaaatgttaaaggAAGTTTTAGTAATGATAATTGTGAAAACACACAAGAACTGCAGCACATGGTAACTTCCTTCATTTGGCGGATGTCACCGAACTGTTTGTTTCCAGTGTAGGTGAACTAATGAGGAACTCCATGGAACAACTTGGAATGTAGCCCTGCCGATCAGTCAAATTATGAGTAAAacaatatatacaaaattaaatatatacaaaacaatatatATTCTAATTATCTCAATCGGTTCAAATAAAACCAGTTGGAAAAGGACCCAAACAGAAACAAATTCGAAGTTCAGCCAAACCTGTGTTTTGTAAGGATATTTCTTCGAGGATGAGTTTACTTCCTTAGTTTTACAAATGAAGTTAACTGAAGCAAGTACAAGTCTGTTGATCAGTTAAAGTACCTGCGAAGTTGGCACTATTTTTGCAATCAAATACCAGTAGATGTAAGCGAAACAATTTATGATGGTTCCAGTAGTCCATATGCCCCCAGAGATACTTTCAGGTCTAATGCAATATCACAACGTGCGAAAACGAAGATCTGCAATGCCGTTATACTCCCCCTTAATCTGGTTTCTAGCTACAAAGGAGACGCAAGATCTCCTAACGTTGGAAAGAAAGGTAATAAGAAAAATATGGGGCCTGATGACAGACGGAGATACCTGAAGAGACAGAAAgaataattaaatttacaaaatcATGAACCATTCTGTCGTTTTACTACATCATCACTGTAGTCGGCATGTCAAGTAACCCGTATGCCAGAGACCCGACTTCCTAAGCAAGCTTTCATTACCCTGAGTAGGTCAATGAACAGACGGAAAGGCTACGTAAATAAAGATGCAGAAGCTCTGACTGTAGTCAACTGGGAggaaaaagcaacaaacaaaacgCAGTGAAGACCGATTGTTGATGCAGCACATGGTCTGCATGGCCGGTGACCGCCGGACAAGTGGTAGTAAGTGGCAAGTAGGACTGCAAGTATGTTCCGTATGACGATTACTAGACGGTTGGGGCCAGTTTTCAAGTCTAATGACATTTTCAATAAAATGCCAGCACAAATTGTAATGGAATCGTTCAGTGTTGTCTCAAGACCTCTGACATACAATCATTGGATAGTGCTTCGAGTGCCGAAGTCCTGCttttaaaataaatggttcaaatggctctgagcactatggaacataacatctgaggtcatcagtcccctcgaacttagaactacttaaacctaactaacctaaggagatcacacacacccatgcccgaggcaggatgcgagcctgcaaaccgtagcggtagcgcggttccagactgacgcgcctagaaccgctcggccattcggccggctaaaataaatattaaagtgcAACCGCTGCTGGCATTTTATATAAATTCGGTGCTATAGTTGAGGCACCTGAATCACCATGCTCCAAATAATAGACAAGAAATTGATCCGATGACAATGTTTATAGTCATCTATTGAAATCCATTAACTTAGAGTAATTTTTGCTGTCGGTCGGCTGCAAGTCTTTGCATCAAGCGCTGATGGTCTCATTCCTGAGTAATGTAGCTGTTTGAAGATGGCGTGACTTTCCGGCATATACGACGCATGAAGGCCGTTCTATTTACGCACTGTCGCATGTGGGAATAGCGTTCTGAACTGCACTTTTAGTCATAGAATTTTATATAGAAGTTGAAGGCGATGACATTTTCAACTATAGATACATTATATACATTTAACAGTAGCGAATACTGCTCCTGAAATAGTTGAAAATATGTTTCCCTACATCTACTAATCATCGTTATAGAGAGGTCCACATTTTTCTTCTTTCAATGCTAGTAAGATGTTTCTTTGCCCAAAAGACACAGAATCTCTTAGAGATAAATTCAGTTGTACACCTCTTTCTTAGCGGAAGTACGAATTAAACCAAATTTAACACTTAAAGGTGAAAAGAGATGAGAATATTCGGTTAAAAGTACACGAAAGAAAACACTTTCTGATCTCCGATATTAAATAAAGAGCTGGCTAGCGTTCGTTAGCGTAGACAAAGAACATAAATGAATAAAGCCGGATAATTCCCTCTTTGAGTTCTTGTAGGATCACAACGTCAAACCCCTTTATTGTGGTCATCACGGGGGGAATTTGTTGGCATCCTCAGGAGATAGAAAAAACAGTCAGAAAAATTTCAAAAAGATGAGTTTCAATGCTGAGTTAACGCAAGAACTAAGAGAGGAAAGTGAAGCGACATAAATGCCCACATGATTATAAGCTTATAGGTAAATACCGTTAAAATACTGAGGTAATGTAGACAAGTCGGTCGATGTGAAACGGCTTATTAACTTGGGATACTGTTAAAGGACCTGTAGTCGCTTGATCTTCCTATTGGCGTTATATCGAAATACATTGTAGGAAATGCTAATGCAAAAAAACTGACAAAATTATGAATGTATTCGGGAAACCAACCTAATACTTTCaagcattacaaatttcaaatttaaaataatattagcCAACATGAAATAAAAGTTACTGGAGAGTAACAATACAGACGAATTTCTGACATGTCATATGTTCCAGAGATTCACTATGAAAGTCATTCTTGTAATAGTGGAGGTTGAAGGAAAACAGAAAATCCAAGGAAAGTTTTAGTGAAATGTACCTGGATGAAGTTCTG
This genomic interval from Schistocerca cancellata isolate TAMUIC-IGC-003103 chromosome 3, iqSchCanc2.1, whole genome shotgun sequence contains the following:
- the LOC126177060 gene encoding adipokinetic prohormone type 3-like, with product MRTRTVCLLAVFVLVAVAACRAQVNFTPWWGKRVLGSPSSHDCVSSSPEALLGILSAAQAEVQKLADCKMLTSQANS